In the genome of Luteitalea pratensis, the window GAATCTCCGCAGCCGTGCGCACGGGAATCGACGGCAGCCGCATCTCGCTGTGTGACGTGATGTGCGTTTCCGAGAAGCGATCGTCGATGGCCGGCTTGAACACCTGCACGCGCCGCTTCGCGATCTGGGCGCGGCGCAAGCGGCGAATGAGCTCCTCGCTCTTGCCGCTGAACATGCTGCCGACGATGACCTCGATCCAGCCGGACGAGGGAGTGGGACGCTGGGAACTCTGGTCAGTCAACGAAACACTCGAAAAACTCGGCCATCGGCCATCGGCCCTGGGGCTTGGTAAGGGCAAACGAAGGCCGAAGGCCGGATGACCAAGGCCGTCTAGACGCGGGAGAGGTACTCGCCCGTATCGGTGTTGATCCGGACCACGGTGCCGACCTCCACGAATGCCGGGACGGTGACGACGTGCCCGGTTTCGAGCGTGGCGGGCTTGGTCTGGGCGTTGGCCGTCGCGCCCTTGATGCCCGGCACCGTGTCGGTCACCTTCAGGTCCACGGTGGGCGGCAGTTCGATGCCGACCGGGTTGCCCTCGTAGAACTCCACGCTGATGGTGGATTCGGGCAGCAGGAAGTTCATGGAGTCGCCGAGCGCCTCCTCGGACATGCCGGTCTGCTCGTACGACGCCGTGTCCATGAAGTAGAACGTGTCGCCGTCCTTGTACAGGTACTGCATCTCCCGTTCATCGAGCATCGCGCGCTCGACCATGTCCTCCGAGCGGAAGCGGTGCTCGAACATGATCCCGTCCTTCACCTTGCGCATCTTGGCGCGGACGAAGCCGCGCAGGTTCCCCGGTGTGACGTGCTGCGTCTCGACGATGCGACACAGCTCGTTGTTGTGCTTGATCAGGTTGCCCTTGCGGAGGCGGGTGGCAGCAACGGAACTCATGACACTCCTGGCAGACCGGCAGCGATCCCGGTCGAGTACGCAAACCGCAGGATGGTAGCACGCCGGTTTGCTACGATGAACCCATGCGCTGGGAATCCCTTCGCGAATACCGGACCCGGGCTGGCCAGGCCGACCGGCGTGGCGACTCGGGCTGGACGCCGCCGGCCGACGTCAGCGAAACCGAGGACAGCTTCATCGTCGTTGCGGAGTTGCCAGGCGTGCGCCGCGCGGACGTGGATGTCAAGGCCACGCACGATACGGTGACGATCCGCGGCTTTCGGCCGGACCCCGGCTGCGAGCCGGCCTGTTACGTGCGCCTCGAGCGCGGCCATGGCCAGTTCGTCCGCCGCTTCACCTTCCCCGCCCCGCTCGCCGTGGATGCGGTGCAGGCCGACTTCAAGGACGGCATTTTGACCGTGACGCTGCCGAAAGCCGTCGAGGCGCGAGGCCGTCGCGTCGAGGTGGGCTAGCATGCGCCGTCTCCTCCTGCCGGCCGCTCTCGTTGCAGCGAGTTTCTTTGCCGGCATGGTCGTCACCGGGCGCATTGGGCCGTCTGAGCAGGCAACCGCTCAGCCAGCGACGCCCGCGGCCCAGGCGCCAGTTGCGCCGGCGCCGCGATCGGCCGTGCCGGGCGGGCCTTTGCCGGAACTGGCCGACATCGCCGAGCTCGTTATCCCCAGCGTCGTCAACATCTCGGCGATGGGGTCGCGCCAGATGCGGCTGCCCTTCGGCTTCGTGGACGAACAGCCGACCCAGAGCGCCGGATCGGGCGTAGTCATCCGGAAGTCGGGAGACGTCGGCTACATCCTCACCAATGCGCACGTCATCGGCGACGCGACGCAATTGAGCGTGGTGCTGTGGAATCGCCGCGAGCGGACAGCCGAACTTGTCGGCATCGATCCGTACGCCGACCTGGCGCTGTTGCGCGTGAAGGATCCGAGTCTGCAGCCAGTGATCTGGGGCGACAGTGCGCGATTGCGCGTGGCCGAGTGGGTGATGGCAGTCGGCAACCCGTATCAGTTGGGCGAGACCGTCACGCTCGGCATCGTCTCGGCGGTCGGCCGCACCAACCCGCAGATGTCGGTCGTCGCCGACTACATCCAGACCGACGCGGCGATCAATCCGGGCAATTCCGGTGGCGCCCTCGTCAATCGGCGCGGCGAACTGGTCGGCATCAACACCTGGATCTACAGCGAGAGCGGTGGCTACCAGGGCATCGGCTTCGCGGTCCCGAGCAACCTGGCGCGAGACGTCGCGGCCCAGCTCGAGAAGTTCGGGAAGGTGCAGCGCGGCACGATCAGCGGCATCATCCGCATCGCCCCGCTCAACCCCGGCCTCGCGCAGGATCTCAACGTGACATCCACCGACGGCGTGGTCGTCTACCGCATGCGCCGCTCCGGCGATGCCTGGGCGGCCGGCGTCCGTGCCGGCGACGTCATCGTCGGCTTCAACGGCACCGGGATCAGGAACACCGAGGAGTTCGAGCGCTCGATGCTGACTGCCCCGGTCGGATCGGTCGCGACCCTCCGCGTGCGCCGCGCCCGCGAGGAGTTCGACATCAAGGTCCCAATCACCGAAGCGCCACTTCGGACTCAGTAATGCCTCATGCCTCATGCCTGACGTTCTGAGGTGATGGACCGCTCGGAGAGCGGTCCCTACCAACGATGCGGACATCGGACATCAGGCATCAGGCATCAGGCATCACCTCGGCCTCCCTGACACCGACGGGTGTCCTGGCACGTAGGCGCGCCAGGGCTTGTCCTGCCCGACACGGATGCCGATGCGTGGACTCCACGCGACGGGGAGGCGCCCCGCGGGTCCTGGTGGCTGCTCGATGCGCAGCGGGCCGCCATCGAGTGGCGCACGGTTCTGCGCACCCGTAATCGCGAGCGCACGCGTCAGGTTGCCCGGGCCGCGGCAGAGTTCAGCATCGTTGCCCGTCCACTCCCGCTCCACGTCCGCACGTCGTGTCGAGCGCCGCGCGCGCATCAGGTCGAGTCCGGCGGCCGGTTCGAGCGCTCGAATGAGCACGGCTGCCGGACTGCCTTCCGGCTCCGTGACGGCGTTGACCAGCCAGTGCACGCCGTAATTGAAATAGACGTAGGCAACGCCGGGGGACCCGTAGAGGGGCTGGTTGCGGCGCGTCGGGCCGGGCGCCGCGTGACAGGCCGGATCGGTCTCGCCGATGTAAGCCTCGACTTCCACGATCACGCCGGCGGCAATGCCATCGTCGGTGTCATGAACCAGCACCATCCCGATCAGGTCGTGGGCGACGTCCAGCGTCGGCCTCGCGAAGTAGGCCGGGGCCAGTGCACGCGTCGGACGCAGTCTCACGCTTCCAGCGTAGCGTGAGATCGTCTGGCGCGGACCCCGTCCCCCTCTAGCCGTCGACCTTCAGGCGTGGGCACCGGAGCCTGGGCGGAGGCGGCGCGACGGTGTAGCGGAGGCGGCGCAAACGTGTAGCCGTCGACCTTCCACCTTCGCCAAGGCTACGGCGGACAAGTCAGGTCGACGGTCAGTGATCCTCCCGGAAGATTCGCGCTAGCCCTTGCGCAGGCGCGCGATCGCGCGCTCGGCAGCACGCACCACGCGCAGGTCGCCGTCGCCACGGGCGCGCTCGAGCAGCACGAGCGCCTCGTCGCCGCCGATGAAGCCCAGCACCAGCGTCACGCTTTCACGCGTCGCCGGGTCCTTCGACGCCAGCGCCTGGTCGAGGCCAGGCACCGCGCGGGCCCCGAGTTCGACGAGGTAACCCATCGCCTGCTCGTGATTGGCGCCGTTGTCCAGCGCCTGCACGAGCGAACTGACGCCGCTGCTGCCGCCCTGCGGGCCGGCCATCACCGAGGCGAATGCCCCGGCCAGTTGGACGTCGCGCTCCTTGTCCCCGGCCAGGGTGGTCGCGGCCTGCTGCGCGGCCTCGCGGTTGCCGCTGCGTGCCAGGCCCTCACCCGCCAGCCGTCGCAGGTTCGGAGACGATGCGGTCAGTTGCGCCACGAACACCGGCTGCGACGAGGCGTGCGCGATACGCGCAAGGGCATCGAGCGCGGCCTCGGCGCGGGGTCCCTTGCCCTTGTGATACGTGAACTGGTCGGTGAGTGGTGTCAAGGCCTGCCAGGCCTTGACGTCGCCAAGGGCACGCATCGCGGCGGTTGCGACGCGGGTGCTCTTGTCGTTGAGGGCCTGCACGAGCGCGTCGCCCGCCGTGCTCACGCGCAGCCCGCCGATCACCCGTGCGGTCGCTTCCCGGATGTCCTCGTTGGTGTCCTGCAACAGGCGCGGCAACGCGTCGGCCGCATAGCCATCGAGCGGCGGGCGCGCCATGACCCCGAGCGCGTACACCGACTCGATGCGCACACGCGGGTTCTGGTCGAACATCGACTGCGCGAGGCCGTTGGTGAGCTCGACCGGAACCGGCTGCGGGATCAGGCCATAGGGCCCGAGATCGTAGATGCTCTGCGCGGCGCTGCGCGAACGGGTCTCGACGATGAGCCCCTTCTTGCGCTTGACGATCGCCGGCTTCTCGACGTGATAGAAGCTCAGCAGCGTGTAGATGGTCTCGAGTTGGACGTCGTCCACCGGATCGGTGAGCAATTGGCTGATCTGCGCGATCGCTTCGGGATAGGCCGTGGCGCCAAGCGAGCGCAAGGCATCGAGTCGGTTTTCGGGGGCTGCCGATCGAAGTTGCGTCACGACCTGGTCATAGGACGCGCGCGCAGCGGGCACGGGGGCCTCTTGCGCGATCGCCGGCGGGGCGCACGCGAGCAAACCGAGGAGGGTGGTCGTCTTGAGGAGTCGCATCGGCAGGTAGTGTAACAATCGTCGGCAGCGACGAGGTCACCCAGCTAGCCGTCGCGTCCGACGACGTCCTGGTGAGCCTCGAGGACGGCCCGCAGGTGGCGTCCGGTGTGAGACGCCTCGACGCCAACGATCGTCTCCGGCGATCCCACGGCCACCACTTCGCCGCCCGCGTACCCACCTTCAGGTCCGAGATCGATGACCCAGTCCGCTGTCTTGATCACGTCCAGGTTGTGTTCAATCACCAGCAGCGAGTGCCCTGCGGCCAGGAGCTTGCGGAAGGCTGCCAGCAGCTTCGCGATGTCGTCGAAATGCAGTCCGGTGGTCGGCTCGTCGAGGATGTAGAGCATCCGCTCGCCGCCCTGGGTCGAGAGGTGCGCCGCGATCTTGACGCGCTGGGCCTCTCCGCCCGACAGCGTTGTCGCGGGCTGGCCGAGACGCAGGTAGCCGAGTCCGATCTCCTCCAGCACCTGTAACCGGCGAAGCACCTTCGGCGATCCGTTGAAGAACTGCAGCGCCTCGCGCACCGTCAGGTCGAGCACCTGGTGAATGTTCTTGCCTCGGTACGTCACCTCGAGGACCTGGGGACGGAAGCGTGTGCCATCGCAGACGTCGCAGGGCACGAACACGTCGGCGAGAAACTGCATTTCGACGCGCACCTGGCCTTCGCCTTCGCACGCGTCGCAGCGACCGCCTGGCACGTTGAACGAGAAACTGCTCGCGGTGAGGCCGCGCGTGCGCGCGTCCTTGGTCGTGGCGAAGATCTCGCGGATCGGATCGAACGCCTTCAGGTAGGTCACCGGGTTGGAGCGCGGTGTCCTGCCGATTGGCGCCTGGTCGACGAGGATGACGTCCGACACCAGCTCGACGCCTTCGAGCCGCCGGCATGCGCCGACGGCCTTATCGTACTCGCCCTTGGCCCGCTTGATGCCGGCGTGGATCACGTCGTGCACCAGCGTCGACTTGCCGGAGCCCGACACGCCGGTGACCACCGTGAACAGGCCGAGTGGCACCTCGACGTCGATGTTCTTCAGGTTGTGCTCGGTGGCGCCGAGCACGCGCAGTTTCTGCCCGGTGGGCTTGCGCCGCGTTGCCGGCACGGGGATCGCGAGGTCGTCGCGCAGGTACTTCCCGGTGAGCGATCGCGGGTCCTTGCGCAGGCCCTCGAGCGAACCGGCATAGACGACACGGCCACCGAGTTCGCCGGCGCCGAGCCCCATGTCGATGATCTCGTCGGCGACGGCGATCATGTCAGCGTCGTGCTCGACGACGAGCACGGTGTTGCCCTGGTCGCGCAGCTGCCGGAGGATGCCGATGAGGCGCAGGTTGTCGCGCGGGTGCAGGCCGATGGACGGTTCGTCGAGCACGTACAGCGTGCCGACGAGCGCCGACCCGAGCGACGTCGCCAGGCTGATGCGCTGCGACTCACCGCCCGACAGCGTCGACGACAACCGATCGAGCGTGAGGTAATCCAGCCCGACGTTGCTCAGGAACGTGAGGCGCTTGACGATCTCGGCCTGCAGCTTGTCGGCAATCGCCGCCTCGCGTTCCGACAGCGCCAGGCTCGCGAAGAAATCGAGCGCCTCTCGCACGGTCATCGCGCCGACCCGATCGATCGTCAGCGTCTGTACCTGCACGTCACGCGCCTCGCGGCGCAGGCGCGCACCGCCGCAGTCCGGGCACGTCTGGTAGCCGCGATAGCGGCTCAGGAACACCCGGACGTGGACCTTGTACTTCTTGCGCTCGAGCAGCGCAAAGAAGCCGCGCACGCCCTCATAGCTGCCATCGCCGTCGACGACGAAGGCCCGCTCCGCGTCCGAAAGCTGCTCCCACGGCACGTCGAGCCGCACCTTGCCCTCGCGGCCCTGCCGCTTGAGGTGGGTCTGGTAGCCGCGGTACTGCGGCTTGGTCCACGGATCGATCGCGCCCTGCGTGAGGGTCTTGCCCGGGTTGGGCACCACGAGGCCGAGATCGAGCTCCATCACGTTGCCGAAGCCGTGGCAGGTCGGGCATGCGCCGAACGGGTTGTTGAACGAGAACAGCCGCGGCTGCGGCACTTCGTACGGGATGCCGCACGTCCGGCACTCGAACCGCTCGGAGAAGACGTGGCGAACGGGCGCTGCTGAGGTGGTGTCCACCCTCGCTTTGCCGGACGTCTCGCCTGCTCGCGCAGCTTCGGTGGACGCCCGAACTGCCCCCTCGTTCGATTCGGGCAATTCGATCGCGAAGGCCGCGCCGCCGCCTTCCTGGTACGCGACCTCGAGCGAGTCAGTGAGACGCGCGACGACGTCGGGCGCGACCTTGATGCGGTCGACGATCACCTCGAGCGTGGCTCGGCCCTCGAGCGACGTCAGGGGTACGTCGGCCAGGTTCTGCATCTGGCCATCGAGCAACACGCGTGTGAAGCCGCGGCGCCGCAACGTCTCGAGCGTCGACTCCAGCGACAGGCGCGCGTCCTTCTTCGTCGTCCGCCCGCTCGTCCCGCCGTCGTCATCGTCCTCACGGGCGGCGTCCTCGTCGGCTGCCGTCACGTGGAGACTGACGATCGGCATCTCGAACCCGAGCAGGAGGCGCGTGCCGGTGGGCAGGCCAGCGAGGCGCTGCGCGACCACTTCGGCCGACTCACGGATGACCTCGCGACCGCAGTTGCGGCAGAAAGTCCGGCCGACCCTGGCGAAAAGGAGGCGGAGGTAGTCGTGGATTTCGGTCGTGGTGCCGACGGTGCTGCGCGGGTTCCGGATGCTGTTCTTCTGCCGGATCGCGATTGCAGGCGAGATGCCGTGAATCGAGTCGACGTCGGGCCGCTCCATCCGTTCGAGGAACTGGCGCGCGTACGCCGACAGCGACTCGACGTACCGCCGCTGCCCCTCGGCGTAGATCGTGTCGAAGGCCAGCGAGGATTTGCCCGACCCGGAGACGCCGGTGATGACCACCAGCTTGCGCGCCGGCAAGGTGACGTCCACCTGCTTCAGGTTGTGGGTGCGGGCGCCCTTGACCACGATGTCCCGGATAGGCGCAGTCGGGGGAGTCGGCATCAACTAATCAGCATACCTGAACGCTGAACGCCGAACGCCAGCAACCGCCGAAGACCGACGGCCGCAGGCCCAGGGCCGACGCGGTTCCCCGTGTGCTAGAGTCGCGCGCAATGAGAATCACGGTTCATGCCGACGCTGCCGCGCTCGGTGCTGCCGCGGCCACCGAAGTGGCACAGGCCATCGTCGAGGCCGTGCAGGCTCGCGGGCGGGCCCGCATCATCGTCGCGACTGGCGCGTCGCAGTTCACGTTCCTCGACGCGCTCGTGGCGCGGACGGACGTGCCGTGGGCGCAGGTGGATGCGTTCCACCTCGACGAGTACCTGGGGCTGCCGCTGAGCCATCCGGCAAGCTTCCGGAAGTACCTGCAGGAGCGCCTCTTCAGCCGTGTACCGATCGGGTCGGCGTACCTGCTCGACGGCGAAGGCGACCCGTCCCAGGTCCTGGCTGCGGCGAGTGCAGCGATTTCGGCGGCGCCCATTGACCTGTGTTGCTGTGGCATCGGCGAGAACGGTCACCTTGCCTTCAACGACCCGCCCGCCGACTTCGTGACGGACCAGCCGTACCTCGTCGTGAACCTCGACGAGGCGTGCCGGCGTCAGCAGGTCGGCGAAGGCTGGTTCGCCGGCCTCGACGATGTACCGGCGCAGGCGTTGAGCATGTCCGTGCGGCAGATCATGAGGAGCCGGCAGATCTTCTGCATGGTGCCCGACGAGCGCAAGTCAGTCGCCGTCCAGGCGTCACTCGAAGGACCGGTGACATCGGACGTACCTGCATCCATCCTGCAGACACATCCGAACATGCGGCTCTTCCTCGATCCGGCGTCCGCGTCGCGTCTCGAGGCCGGCACGATCACCGCGGGTAGCTGATCGCCGTGTCGAGCGCGCCGACCAAGATCCCGCACCTGCGGTGGTACATCGCCATACTGCTGTGCCTGGCGTCGGAGCTGAACTACTTCGACCGTCAGGCGCTGTCGGTGCTGGCGGTGCAGATCCAGAAGGATCTCGGTTTCAGTTCCGTTCAGTACGGCCAGATCACGTCGGCCTTCCTCCTCAGCTACGCGGTCATGTATGCCGTCAGCGGCCGCATCATCGACGTCGTCGGGACACGGCGCGGCTACCTGTACTTCGTCAGCGCGTGGTCAGCCGCCGCGATGTCGCATGCGCTGGCGCGGTCGGTCTTCGGGTTCCAGGTCGCGCGCTTCGCGCTCGGCGCCGCCGAAGCGGCCGTGATCCCTGGTGGCGTGAAGGCGGCGGCCGAGTGGTTCCCGATCCGGGAACGTGCCCTCGCCGTCGGCATCTTCAACGCGGGCACCGCCCTCGGCTCGACGTTGGCGGTGCCGATCATCGGCGCCATCGCGCTCTCGTTCGGCTGGCAATGGGCGTTCGTCTTCGCCGGTGCACTCGGATTCCTCTGGCTGCCGTTCTGGTGGTGGCTGTATCACAAGCCCGAAGACCATCGCTGGATCACCGAGGCCGAGCGCTCGCTGATCCTCGGCGATCGTACCGCGGCCGACGAAGCGGGCCGGCCTGCGGTCTCGACGCTGCTGCGCATGAAGGAAACGTGGGGGTGCGTGGCCGCTCGCGTGCTCACCGATCCAATCACGTACTTCCTGCAATTCTGGGTGCCCAAGTACCTGCAGGAGGAGCGTGGGATCTCGCTGGCCGCACTGGCCGCGATCGGCTGGTTGCCGTACGCGGCACTCGCGGTCGGCAACGTGATGTCCGGCGCG includes:
- the efp gene encoding elongation factor P, with the translated sequence MSSVAATRLRKGNLIKHNNELCRIVETQHVTPGNLRGFVRAKMRKVKDGIMFEHRFRSEDMVERAMLDEREMQYLYKDGDTFYFMDTASYEQTGMSEEALGDSMNFLLPESTISVEFYEGNPVGIELPPTVDLKVTDTVPGIKGATANAQTKPATLETGHVVTVPAFVEVGTVVRINTDTGEYLSRV
- a CDS encoding Hsp20/alpha crystallin family protein; the protein is MRWESLREYRTRAGQADRRGDSGWTPPADVSETEDSFIVVAELPGVRRADVDVKATHDTVTIRGFRPDPGCEPACYVRLERGHGQFVRRFTFPAPLAVDAVQADFKDGILTVTLPKAVEARGRRVEVG
- a CDS encoding S1C family serine protease, with product MRRLLLPAALVAASFFAGMVVTGRIGPSEQATAQPATPAAQAPVAPAPRSAVPGGPLPELADIAELVIPSVVNISAMGSRQMRLPFGFVDEQPTQSAGSGVVIRKSGDVGYILTNAHVIGDATQLSVVLWNRRERTAELVGIDPYADLALLRVKDPSLQPVIWGDSARLRVAEWVMAVGNPYQLGETVTLGIVSAVGRTNPQMSVVADYIQTDAAINPGNSGGALVNRRGELVGINTWIYSESGGYQGIGFAVPSNLARDVAAQLEKFGKVQRGTISGIIRIAPLNPGLAQDLNVTSTDGVVVYRMRRSGDAWAAGVRAGDVIVGFNGTGIRNTEEFERSMLTAPVGSVATLRVRRAREEFDIKVPITEAPLRTQ
- a CDS encoding DNA-3-methyladenine glycosylase, whose product is MRLRPTRALAPAYFARPTLDVAHDLIGMVLVHDTDDGIAAGVIVEVEAYIGETDPACHAAPGPTRRNQPLYGSPGVAYVYFNYGVHWLVNAVTEPEGSPAAVLIRALEPAAGLDLMRARRSTRRADVEREWTGNDAELCRGPGNLTRALAITGAQNRAPLDGGPLRIEQPPGPAGRLPVAWSPRIGIRVGQDKPWRAYVPGHPSVSGRPR
- a CDS encoding HEAT repeat domain-containing protein translates to MRLLKTTTLLGLLACAPPAIAQEAPVPAARASYDQVVTQLRSAAPENRLDALRSLGATAYPEAIAQISQLLTDPVDDVQLETIYTLLSFYHVEKPAIVKRKKGLIVETRSRSAAQSIYDLGPYGLIPQPVPVELTNGLAQSMFDQNPRVRIESVYALGVMARPPLDGYAADALPRLLQDTNEDIREATARVIGGLRVSTAGDALVQALNDKSTRVATAAMRALGDVKAWQALTPLTDQFTYHKGKGPRAEAALDALARIAHASSQPVFVAQLTASSPNLRRLAGEGLARSGNREAAQQAATTLAGDKERDVQLAGAFASVMAGPQGGSSGVSSLVQALDNGANHEQAMGYLVELGARAVPGLDQALASKDPATRESVTLVLGFIGGDEALVLLERARGDGDLRVVRAAERAIARLRKG
- the uvrA gene encoding excinuclease ABC subunit UvrA, with amino-acid sequence MPTPPTAPIRDIVVKGARTHNLKQVDVTLPARKLVVITGVSGSGKSSLAFDTIYAEGQRRYVESLSAYARQFLERMERPDVDSIHGISPAIAIRQKNSIRNPRSTVGTTTEIHDYLRLLFARVGRTFCRNCGREVIRESAEVVAQRLAGLPTGTRLLLGFEMPIVSLHVTAADEDAAREDDDDGGTSGRTTKKDARLSLESTLETLRRRGFTRVLLDGQMQNLADVPLTSLEGRATLEVIVDRIKVAPDVVARLTDSLEVAYQEGGGAAFAIELPESNEGAVRASTEAARAGETSGKARVDTTSAAPVRHVFSERFECRTCGIPYEVPQPRLFSFNNPFGACPTCHGFGNVMELDLGLVVPNPGKTLTQGAIDPWTKPQYRGYQTHLKRQGREGKVRLDVPWEQLSDAERAFVVDGDGSYEGVRGFFALLERKKYKVHVRVFLSRYRGYQTCPDCGGARLRREARDVQVQTLTIDRVGAMTVREALDFFASLALSEREAAIADKLQAEIVKRLTFLSNVGLDYLTLDRLSSTLSGGESQRISLATSLGSALVGTLYVLDEPSIGLHPRDNLRLIGILRQLRDQGNTVLVVEHDADMIAVADEIIDMGLGAGELGGRVVYAGSLEGLRKDPRSLTGKYLRDDLAIPVPATRRKPTGQKLRVLGATEHNLKNIDVEVPLGLFTVVTGVSGSGKSTLVHDVIHAGIKRAKGEYDKAVGACRRLEGVELVSDVILVDQAPIGRTPRSNPVTYLKAFDPIREIFATTKDARTRGLTASSFSFNVPGGRCDACEGEGQVRVEMQFLADVFVPCDVCDGTRFRPQVLEVTYRGKNIHQVLDLTVREALQFFNGSPKVLRRLQVLEEIGLGYLRLGQPATTLSGGEAQRVKIAAHLSTQGGERMLYILDEPTTGLHFDDIAKLLAAFRKLLAAGHSLLVIEHNLDVIKTADWVIDLGPEGGYAGGEVVAVGSPETIVGVEASHTGRHLRAVLEAHQDVVGRDG
- a CDS encoding glucosamine-6-phosphate deaminase gives rise to the protein MRITVHADAAALGAAAATEVAQAIVEAVQARGRARIIVATGASQFTFLDALVARTDVPWAQVDAFHLDEYLGLPLSHPASFRKYLQERLFSRVPIGSAYLLDGEGDPSQVLAAASAAISAAPIDLCCCGIGENGHLAFNDPPADFVTDQPYLVVNLDEACRRQQVGEGWFAGLDDVPAQALSMSVRQIMRSRQIFCMVPDERKSVAVQASLEGPVTSDVPASILQTHPNMRLFLDPASASRLEAGTITAGS
- a CDS encoding MFS transporter, encoding MSSAPTKIPHLRWYIAILLCLASELNYFDRQALSVLAVQIQKDLGFSSVQYGQITSAFLLSYAVMYAVSGRIIDVVGTRRGYLYFVSAWSAAAMSHALARSVFGFQVARFALGAAEAAVIPGGVKAAAEWFPIRERALAVGIFNAGTALGSTLAVPIIGAIALSFGWQWAFVFAGALGFLWLPFWWWLYHKPEDHRWITEAERSLILGDRTAADEAGRPAVSTLLRMKETWGCVAARVLTDPITYFLQFWVPKYLQEERGISLAALAAIGWLPYAALAVGNVMSGAIPRYLVTRHAFSVNRARKLTTFTVSSAALLLFLALTRIDALVPYVSGLGLTGTSLAIICITGVMFCHGAWGNVILPAEVFPTRAVGTVTGIGGFLGSAMGFVTQLAIGYGVQHAGYAPIFLICSSAYLIAFLLVVVLIGELGRIRQVPSGA